One Cucumis melo cultivar AY chromosome 8, USDA_Cmelo_AY_1.0, whole genome shotgun sequence genomic window, AATTGGTGCGACGCCTCAGAACCCTAGCTTGAAACTTAACAAAATCAAGGTAAATGAACATTGAAGTTAGGAATCAAAAGAACCTTAGAACCCTAGCTTGGTGTGATGCCAATGCCTGCGCTTTGCGTTGTATCTAATCATATTGTTCTTTCTTAAGCAGAACCAGTGCATGATCGGCCTATTCTGTCTCATCTTCTTTGCAAGCTTCTTCTTGATTCTAAAATTATTGTGTCTTCTTGATTCTAAAAGTCTTGTGAGATGACATTTCGGGTTTCGACGATGTGAGCAGGGTATTTGCCAGAAACGAGAGAGATGAGAGAAATGGAAAGATGAAGTGTTGAGACAAAAATAggtttaaataaattttagtgcttttttttcattttcctctctttttatttctctcttttctaTAACCCATTTAATAAAAGGCTATAATGAATAGCTATAAAAAGAGTTATTTGTTGTAGTGATACCATCGTAGCTTCTAAACTTATCACGATCTCCTCATGAAGAAGAACTCAGAACCACCACAAAAAGATAACCAaatgttaaaagaaaatattttggaaGAGGAAAAAGATTTTGGTATAATTGTATAAGTCAAAATTACAAAAGATAAccaaaagttaaaagaaaaccTTCCTtctatgaaaattttcctatttataacctaattacattcAAAGTTCATGTAATTAGTTCATAAAATCTCATCACCTAACATAACTATTAATGGAACTTACTGGAGATTCTGAAGTGAAGATGGAAAGAAAGTAAGCATATTTGTTTCTCGGATCTCTTGATAGCAACCTGGTGTTTTAATGATTTCAAGTTGTAGAAGTAGAATTAGAAGTTGAAATTGGTCAGGTTAGAAAGGTATTTTAATTTCTAATAACTTTTATGTTAGCACGATTTTGTTGAAAACTGATGAGAAGTTGATGAAAATTGCAGGAGAAGGCACACCCCTAGTTTACGTTTGAATCTGGAAAGTTATTGATGATTTGAGTAGCTTGAAGTGTAGAAGTAGAATTAAAAGCTCTAATAGGTCAAGTTATAAAGCTTATTGAATTTCCCACGATTTCTATGCATAATGTTTGAGCTAAAAATGATATAAAGTAGGTGAAATTGCAAGAGGAAGCTGAAGATTGTTTGAAAACGTGAAATTTGAGTCATTTCTGGTTCTGGGGAAATCTAGGCAAATTTATTGAATTTTAGGTCTTGATTCCTTCGGGTAACTTGTAGAGGGCTTAAAAGAGAAAGGTTTGATATATATTGCACTTAATTTGGTTAAGCATTGAATAAGTTATGAGTTGCTGAAGTTAGAAGTGTGAATCTGGAATTTTAGGTTAAAGTTCTGAAGAGTTGTTCTATAAGTTGGAAGTTGAAAGTGACATCTTTTAGCAGTATGCCATAGTTTGTGCGTCATGGAAGGATGATAAAAACTTAGGGTTTTGATACCTAGTTATGGTTTTTTTTTGGCAGGTGAAGAGGAAATAGAGCATATTTATACACTAAGGACCTAGCCAACAgtttgtgagtgacaaaaacgAGTTTTAACGGAATTTCTAAGCAAAATTtactaaattatatttatagCATACTTTGAGTTAAAGTAGATACTAGATTTTGAATATACTAGATTTATAAAGGATTTATAAAGTGTGACTTTCAAGCTTAAAAATGAGTTATGAGCAACCATGTTTGAGTTGATTTTCTAAAACATTCAAGTTTGAGAAATAATTCTGAACATGAGATCTATGAATATGTATTTGAATGCTTAGTTTTTTGAAAGTATTTAAGTAAAGAATTATTTAAACAAGTCTAGATTTGAAACTTGCTTGATGCAAGAGATTTATATCACCATGCTACTTTAGTTGAATTATCGTTTAACATGAGATTGATGAGAATTTTTTAGTCTATACCTAAGATCTGCTAAGTATAATAACCATACGAGAGAGTTATCTTGTGCACAGAGGTTCAAGTGATGAAGGTGCTAAGTAGGCACCTAAAGTTTCCATCATCGAGACTAGGTAGAGATAAGGGCCTCAATAGAAGTCTAGATTTTCCATTTTATTGTAGTTATAACGAGATAAGACGCTATTGATGCCTAAAGTATCATCTCGTAGTCATACAAAAAGTTTGGGGTAtagcaagaaagaaaagaggaaaGTTTAAAAGATAAGTTTTCAGGAAATGAGTTTCCTTTGCTAACTTTATTTATTGCTCATAGATTTAAAAACATGTTTTGTTTTAGAAAAGTTGTCACTCACGATGCTTTATAGTTCACtcttcaatattttattttccttaCAGGTAAACTTAGTGATTCCGGTGCTTGACTACGTTTTGCCTGTTATGCTAGAAGTTGATTATTAATTTTGCTCATGGCTCATTTCTATGCATGCATTTTTGCTTTGTAAATAATTAGTAAAGGACCTAGTACATCGTGTTTGTAATAGACTAGTAAAGATCTCTTGAGTTGAGCTTGTTCGAATTTAGTTTTTGTGTTGTTTGGATTATGGATTTATTTATGTTGAGGGTATAACAAGTTTCCATTGGTTGGATGAATCTAAAGATGATTTgtaaagtttatatttttcaaGTTTTAGATGTTTTTCGTAGTTATCTGTTTGGTAAGAGATAGTTTTAAGTTGAGGTCAAGCAAGGCCAACAGATATCGTTGGAAGGAGAATGATGTCAGTTGACATCACGTCGTCATCCCAGACCTAGTGAGGAGGGACTCCAGAATGGGGTATGATATAAGGAGGCCATAGGAgttgattgttgttgtggttgatTTTCTTGCACCACATTCTTTCCTTTGTCATTGGCTTTAACAACAAAAGTTTGACTTAACTTAACGGTCACATGAAACTACATTTGCTCTCTCAAAGCTGTAATTTCATGGTCTCGCTTCTTGGCATAAAAATACGAATTAAATCAACTTAGTTTGGCATTGAATTAGAATGTGAAAGTTGACATTTTTATAATAAAGTTGGTCCtcttaaaagaaaaagtggCCAAGTTAGTTCTAGGGGAATTTTCAGGGATATAACCAaattgtaaactatttacggctcgtCTAACAAACCTATTAAggtaaattattattttagaatttCTTATTTACCCTTACTCTTTTATAACGATCTTTCAAATCTGATAGTTCTTCTTTCCGATTTTTTCACGATCGTTGTTTTCAAGTTATTtatctcgtcttttatatatctttcttcTTGATCATTCTTTGTCTTTTTCGTAATTTTCAACAACATTCGCTCTCATATTTATCATATTCGATAACATCGTTTCTCTTCTTATCATCTTTGACAATCAAGATCGTTATATTGCTCTGTTAATATGGTCTCAGTGATTTTGGTTTTGGTGAatattctaaatattgttttttttaacaatttagttgattataaaattttgttcagaattatatatttcggcgtcaagatagaatgtttagaatatgtaggtattaatgtaagacatcctgtatttcgttatgaagatcgttgaagATTTTGATGATTGTTTACGTCGtactaagaatttatattttagtGTGAATGTCATTTTTGCTTTTTGTTCtttgtaagaatttaaagttttttttttcgtttagaatttttaagaatcactgtaagaattgtgtatttcattatgaagatcgatagtttAAAGCTTTTCACGATAATTTTCATGgaattacttgatcgtttaccACTATCAACATCATTGTTTATCAATATAGAGACGGTTGTTTTGCTATATGAACACgatcgttcatctttatgaacatGATCGTTCATCTTTATCAACATGTCGTATGAATACgaaaattttcattattttgtaTGATTAGCgtctttaaatgatcgtgtatctaAGTTAATGCGATggtttaaacgattgtttagtttattttatatgatggtttaatttattttatacgatcgtttattgttgttaaatgatcgttttgtatttattatcttttttgcacaatcgtttatttactttttgaattgtgtttatttttattgtttagtaCATTTTGTTATCTTATTCTGTGATAGATATCTATCTAATTCTTCCTTTCAccattaaatacttaattatatatatatttttttttttcagattagaatgtctattcctattgttgttttttatggagtTCATTGGAATGGTtgcaatgtttatgagaattactcagtgtccggaattttggtagatatgcaagtaagctttaattctttggttgctttgacatgtgaacaaattgaattggatgaatcagtagaattatctgttatacttgattttggtaaaatcAATGTTCAAATTGTGGTACcaataaagaaagacaatgatgttgcttggtatttagcttttgctgAAAGTGGAACTaatagacatccattagttgcccatgtaagtgttaattgtttgAAAATGTCTTCTTCATTTAGTAGTGTACATGAGAATGTTTatatgtcactgaatataggttcttcttcttctgttttAAATGACGAAGTTATAAGATATATCTTTTATTATTCTGAATTGAAggaaaaatgtttatttgaaagtaaagaattGCTTTCAAAGTGATTTTGCATAATAGCAGTGAATaccaactttcaatttaggactacaAGTATCAAATttgatgtaacgacccaacttcttatactaagtcgaagccattactaatttaaaaggtaaataaatttgtaaagtttggaaaaataaaataaaacaaaaacctcaaattttcatttaaaaacaTGGACAAAGGTGATTAGAGacaaacataaaaatgaaatcctaattcgggccctatctaaattTTAAAGAGATAAAATGACAAATAAAGAATGAACTAAAACACAAACATTAAAGTCTGAACTATTTCGTGAAGCTGAAGCATAAGATCcttatggctcgccacggtcacttatggtcgctcgccagcttgtccttgcccttacctctacctctgcctgaaaaaaatgaaaatggaaagagtgagtacaaaatactcagtaagagacctactactagtcccactagatgcctgttaacttcctattagagtcttgaagagtggtacccctgaactggcacgtccccaaacatgtgcaatctgtgatcctgtaggaacaagctggtctttggtgaacccaaagggacacctaagacgatcgggcgGTGAGTGGTCCTATCGGATCACTcacatcatgtctatgtcaatgtcaatgtcagactgatAATCCCGTCGGAATACGCAGTCATAAGCGTAAACGACcccgtcgggtctctccatcatgtctgtgtcataatagTGATGATCCCggaggacacccatgtgggtacgactctaataagaagctaacatacaccctacccATAGCATGTAGCTAGGATAACATAaaatcataacatggcatgagtattaatcttaacgttcttaatcatgtgattaatatatcatgcatcaacatcaacatcaacaatcatcaacaacatactaccggtcattacataacatcagtcatcatcatcaatcaatataatgagttatgcattttagctaccatcaatgcataatcataattagatgcagtctcttaaattcagttcgaaggtctagtaggagaatctcttacctgaagattagTTCAGTCGAAACTACGGCAAAACCACGCTTCCCAAGTGACAAGATCCTAATAATTAGAAAGACACCAATTTGAATAACCTAACCATCCAACGACTAGGAACCCAAGAATTCAGTCGAAACTAATTACCCAAGTTCGAGGTTGCAGTAAATTAGCCCTTAACTAGAGAAATCCCACACTCCAACTTCAGCTGGTGCAAATGGTCCTTTAAGAgacaatttaatttaacccatagttaaattatttaagatccgaaaaatttaaccttaattgggtattccaaaacccaatcaacttaccaaacaGGTGAAAAAGATCCAAATAGGCTTGTGGCTCAAGGTAGCTTGACGGCTCGGCTGGATGGCGCGGTTCGCTCCTGGAGGAAGGCGCGGCTCGACTGGAATTTGGCTCACGAAGAAGGGAGCGGGCGCGGGTGAGGCTTGCAGTGTGGAGCAGGTGCACGCGGCGCAGCTTGCAGCATGAAGCGGGCGCACGTGGGTGCGGGTCGGATGGCGACGCAGAGCGACTGGACGCGCGAGTCGAGTCAGCGACGCAAAGCGGCTGGATACATGGGTCCGGGCAGCGACGAAGAGCGACTGGACGCACGTTCGACGGCTGAGCGACTGGACACGCGTTCGACGGTGGAGCGACTGGACGCGCGTTCGACGGCGGAGTGGCTGGACGCGCGTTTGACGGCGGAGCGGATGGACGCGCGATCGACGGTCGTGACGGTGAGGCAACGACCGACGGCTGGCGGCGAGGTGCTGACGGAGATGCGGCTGCTCAACGAAGGCTTCCAGGCGGAGGAGATGCGGGTCGGGCTTCGATCTGCAGAGGTCGGACGGCTGAAAGCGCGATCGACGGGCGTTTCGCTCGACTGCACGATCGGCTGGGtaggcggcggctagggttttttttttctttcctttctcaaTGAAAGGGATGATGGTTTGCATGGGTCCTAATGGTCCTTTccctaatttaatcaattaaatccacttaatctctttcttatttaaacCCAACAATCTTcattataaaaatcaaaatcaaccaatcacctcaatcttttttccaaataaatatcacctttagatattttcttgatgtctaataaaatcaaatgttcataaatcacttaattcaaaacatccaaaattaaaataactacacttaagataataaattaaattccaaattttggggcgttataCTTGAGatctcttgaatttagatgtctgcaagaaggctgcaaatggtatgttcgagcatctcgttataagaagagtgatttgtaGATGCTACAGAAATACACTTCTTATCGtgattgttcattgagtactgcccaaagttctcacttgcaagcttcttcaatagcaattggcaattgtttgatagatgattttagattcatgtctactgatcgttccattcctaaagagattgtgcataaggctcgtacaaatcttggagttaatataagttaccgAAAAGCTTAGAAGGGGAAAtaacatatggtaaagatattacacGGTGATGCAGTTGAATCATATACATTGATTTCAAGAttttttgataaattggttTAATCTAACCTAGGTATGATTAGTtttgtatatcaaatttaaattcatttgcagatagatgtagatagactaatatcacagtttatctagatagaccaatattaGCATCTTTCACattctttctgttcttttttgtttgtgctgatagaaatgtgtttgtaattattataggtacatgcacttctttagaaatggatgatagtggtcatttcaagttttgctttatggcttttggtgcatcaatggaggggtggaaatattgtagacctattatttctgttgatgggacatttttgaagtgtaagtttggtggcatcctattaacaACCTCATCACAATATGGTAACAATTAAATATTTTCTCTTGCTTTTAtcattgtagattctgaaaatgatgtatcatggacatgatttttttagaagatacgAGAAAGTTTTTTAGAGcgggctaatttagtcattgtttatgataggcatcttagcatctctaaaggagttttaagagtgtttcttGATGTTGAATATTGTGTGTTCACAAAACAtattttaagtaacttgaaactccattttaaggatccactacttgataaatatttctttagctGTGCTTATGCCTACACCGTAGATGAATTTGAGTACTACATGAGATGCATGAAGTCCGTTTGTCAAAATAtcagagattatcttagtagtgttggttttgagaagtggtctcgggcatattcacgtagacaaaggtatagaatgatgacatcaaattgtacaaaaagtgtaaattcagtgtttaaagatcttagagaactacctgTGGCTATGATGCTTagttcaattagggatgtattgcaaaagttGTTTTATGAACAAAGTAAAGttgcttctacaatgaagagtcgTTTGACATCTTTGGGCTGAGAAATGTTCTGCGTTgagaacatgaaaagtcgagaagattattggtaagatttttttttttatctcgaaCAGTTAGAGATAACTTGCTATCTTTTTCTATCGATAGATAAATATAGTAATTTTTCTGTTCCTCTCTCAGATAAGCACAGATAGATtgctatctatatatatctgatgtatacagagattgaaatctatttattattattttattaattgttcttatttgttttatgtattaggttgatccaattaGTACGATTGAATATCAAGTAACGGATGAAAATCAACAGcttattgtgaagttaaacgtgGGATGTTGTAGTTGTCGAGTATGGTATGTTGAAGAAATATCTTGTGCGCATGCTCTTACTGTCTAtaaatgcttaatttagatacatattcttatgtatctgagttttattatagagaaacactatcagcaacatataatggttgtattcaacctgttggattttattttgattggagGTTGTAGATTCTacatgaaaatattacctccagtctttaaacgacaagctggaagaccaagaaaacaaagaattccatctgttggtgaatttagtagttcaaccaaatgttccaattgtaatcgtaaaggacAGAATAGTATGACTTGTAAgcaaggtttgaacaattaatgaaaatgtgtaatatctttctttcattattatgtataaACGTTTGATATTAAAATTGATGGAGATTTAATATCGTTTAGACGttagtgtggtatatataagaagatcgtttaaactttactaaatgatcgtgtggTTTGTATTTCCTGATCGTTTATGCTTGATAATAGTATTTACATATAGTTTAGGAAATCGGTTTGACTTAAGTGCATGGTGGTCTATGATGTCTTACGTGATTGTTTAGATTAATCAGAAAATTCGCAATCGTTTAAACAttagtgtggtatatataaacaactgcttaatattgtttacatgtattaagaagatcatgATCGTGTGATTTTCATTGCTTGATCGTTTATGCTTGATGATTATACGTTTACATAGAGTTTAGGAAATCAGTTTGACTTAAGTGTGTGGTGGTCTATGATgtcttacatgatcgtttaaattaatctaaaaattcatgatcatttagacattagtgtggtatatataaacgaCCGCTTAATATTATTTACATGtgttaagaagatcgtttagactttactaaatgatcgtgtgatTTGTATCGCCTGATCGTTTATGTTTGATAATTGTACGTTTACATATAGTTTAGGAAATTGATTTGACTTAAGTACATGGTGGCCTATGATgtcttacatgatcgtttagattaattggaaaattcacgatcgtttaaacattagtgtattatatataaacaatcgcgTAAAGCTATATGCGCGTTCTTTTATATTTCTCTACAAGAatgtttttatatctttatacaattttttctaatatctatctaaacgaatacaaacattcagtcaaaagttgattaaaattaaaaagtaaaaactgtACATGTACATCaaccaaaacaaacattttatttaccaATAGAATTTATTTGCCCAAAATTCTACTACATATtattgtctaaacagtttcatgttatCCATAATTAGACAATAACGGTCTGCATTTGTTACAAGGCCTTCAATAATGCGATATTTGATCTTACTACTATCTAAGGGCCATatgtcaaatattttatttaccaaTAGAATTTATTTGCCCAAACTTCTACTACATACtattgtctaaacagtttcatgttatCCATAATTAGACAATAATGGTCTGCAtttgttacaaggcattcaataaTGCGATATTTGATCTTACTACTATATCTAAGGGTCATATGTGAAACATTTTCTATGTGCATGTATTCTAATAGCAATTGTCagtgaggggatgcatcgtgGAGATATTggaagagcttcatcaacaagtttttttaacatattttgGCATTGAGTCAAACATATAGATCCTGCATTTCTTCATATCAGCTGTAACAGCCAACcaatgttcttttatgttgatgcagccaatcacgtagttgacatctcctcACCCTACTTTATCTTGGATTTCACCAACAACTGAACTAAAATAGTAATCTAAATCTAGTTCTGACCATAATGCTATATGTGTTATTGTGTCTGTCCATTTAACTTCCTTATTGTCTGTTGTCAGCACTGTGATTATTAAAAAGCCGTTGCCAAACTATACAGTGTTTTTTGTTGATTCCGGtcttgaaaaacaaataaaaaaatttagtcaaaatataaATATGCAATTTAacttctataaaaaaaataaagaatagtAACTTACCATAAATGACGaatgtagaagaaagttgaccaatcaaagttcttaaaaacttcttcatcatctaCTCTTCCCAAAACATCCATATCAAACTACGCTTttttatccttcccgaccatcacagtttcaaTAAAGAGGGCTAAGGTAACCTTCACAGCATCATCATCATTCGTAAagtcaattttttaaaaaactttctCAACTTCCAAGCACATTattatcttcttcttttgtgATTCAAATAGTAGGCTTTGTAGGCACTTATTGTCGTAATTTTTATCCAATGTTACATTTGTTGGTCACAaaccagttatgatgttgaattcgtTTTGGgtgaaataaatattttttcccCAAATAGAAAAACATATTCCATTTGCATTGGCTTCTTCAAGTATCTGCCTCACCAAGAAATGATGGttcaactggccgttgaagaccatgttgacatttAGTAATTGACCAAAAATTATTTTGTGGAACATCTGTAGTCGTTCCTTGGTtaatttatccttaataagagtGACAAtattgtgcacttggcatgaaaCAGTGGCAGGAAAGTATTTGTCGCCAGGTACAACCATCctaaaaataatgatcataatatatttttgttatgtacaagatcgtttataaaacactaaaccctaaaccctaaaattaatATGTAAGTGCTAAACATCGTTTAGACTATATATTGTATCGTTTAGTCTAATATACACGATCCTCTAGTTTAGGTTAAAGTATTgtttacttgatgtaacagaT contains:
- the LOC127150730 gene encoding uncharacterized protein LOC127150730, which codes for MGVLRDHHYYDTDMMERPDGVVYAYDCVFRRDYQSDIDIDIDMISSFHFSHLSRFWQIPCSHRRNPKCHLTRLLESRRHNNFRIKKKLAKKMRQNRPIMHWFCLRKNNMIRYNAKRRHWHHTKLGF